One Pseudodesulfovibrio senegalensis DNA segment encodes these proteins:
- a CDS encoding motility protein A: MLRKNVAGIALSLIIFVSSFLLTGHAAAYWNLAAFIVVVSGLSAAILLSYPFDRLTSAFRVARNAYSSDQPKAHELVHTLLDLSVKSKVDGILSLEKNEQQATCSFLKNGLILLVDNYKETEIRECLNTEMAFFHQRRMQSERIFQTLARTAPAFGVAGSVIGLIGLLMGINDTAVILRNIPVAFISTLYGLVLGNLVFAPMAERINHSTRCELLNQKLVLEGVVAISKEQNPYKLERKLASFLSPSERTGNTEALRSITRKYVQRKNQPVEPKGMPEEGLDLAQAS, from the coding sequence ATGCTCAGAAAAAACGTGGCAGGAATTGCCCTCAGTCTCATCATTTTCGTTAGCAGCTTCTTGCTGACCGGACATGCTGCCGCCTATTGGAATCTTGCGGCATTCATTGTCGTTGTTTCCGGGCTGAGTGCTGCCATCCTGCTCAGCTATCCATTTGACCGGTTGACTAGTGCCTTTCGGGTTGCCAGAAACGCATACTCTTCGGATCAACCCAAGGCTCACGAATTGGTGCATACGCTTCTCGACCTTTCTGTAAAGAGCAAAGTGGATGGCATCCTCTCTCTTGAGAAAAACGAACAGCAGGCCACTTGCTCTTTTTTGAAAAACGGCCTGATTCTGTTGGTGGACAATTACAAGGAAACGGAAATTCGCGAATGCCTGAACACGGAAATGGCATTTTTTCACCAAAGGCGCATGCAGAGCGAGCGGATTTTCCAGACCCTTGCCCGCACGGCACCGGCATTCGGCGTGGCCGGAAGCGTTATCGGCCTGATCGGTTTGCTCATGGGCATCAACGACACTGCCGTCATTCTCAGAAATATTCCGGTGGCGTTTATTTCCACGCTGTATGGTCTTGTTTTGGGCAACCTCGTGTTTGCGCCCATGGCAGAACGGATCAACCACAGCACGCGTTGTGAATTGCTGAATCAGAAATTGGTACTTGAAGGCGTTGTAGCCATCAGCAAGGAGCAGAATCCTTACAAGTTGGAACGCAAGCTGGCCTCCTTCCTGAGTCCCAGCGAACGTACGGGGAATACTGAAGCGTTGCGAAGCATTACTCGTAAATATGTCCAGCGCAAGAATCAGCCAGTGGAACCAAAGGGAATGCCTGAAGAGGGTCTTGACTTGGCTCAGGCATCCTGA
- a CDS encoding ABC transporter ATP-binding protein produces the protein MGTKTFTRPPRKPVADGERPVVEICGITKRFGKVVANNNINLDLYAGRIKALLGENGAGKSTLMSMLAGRYKPDEGHIKIDGQIMDFSSSREAIEAGIGMVYQHFMLVESMTVAENVLLGQTGGFFVNHREMDKRVTALAEQYGLDVDPAARVCDLSMGEKQRVEILKLLYRESRILIFDEPTAVLTPDETVRLFDALWKMAEQGKAIVFISHKLEEVLSIADDIAILRRGVIEGEVDPDSIESKADLACRMVGKEVILEIDRNPMPPGETVLDIRDLSGMGLDNVTLAVRQGEIVALVGVAGNGQKSLVEAVCGLRKPPQDTIFISGKPWRQFFEEASWRRALSYVPEDRLGLATLRDCDMVDNVLLTTRKGFVIGPWLDKKRASSETSDLVQKFDIRPGRTQALAWQLSGGNLQKAVLARELYREPVLIVAEQPTQGLDISATEEVWNRLLEVRGMAGVLLVTGDLNEALQLADRIAVIYRGRILGMLDADEDAVADRIGPLMAGIEETAGA, from the coding sequence ATGGGAACCAAAACATTTACCAGGCCCCCTCGTAAACCGGTTGCCGATGGCGAGCGTCCGGTTGTCGAGATTTGCGGCATCACCAAACGGTTCGGCAAGGTTGTGGCCAACAACAACATCAACCTTGACCTGTACGCCGGTCGCATCAAGGCATTGCTCGGCGAAAACGGAGCGGGCAAGAGTACGCTCATGAGCATGCTGGCGGGACGTTACAAACCGGATGAAGGCCATATCAAGATCGACGGCCAGATCATGGATTTTTCGTCGTCGCGCGAAGCCATTGAAGCCGGGATTGGCATGGTCTATCAGCACTTCATGCTGGTCGAGTCCATGACTGTGGCCGAAAATGTCTTGCTGGGCCAGACCGGCGGTTTTTTTGTCAACCATCGCGAGATGGACAAGCGCGTGACCGCATTGGCCGAGCAATATGGGCTTGATGTGGACCCGGCGGCCAGAGTCTGCGATTTGTCCATGGGCGAAAAACAGCGTGTTGAAATTCTCAAGCTGCTATATCGCGAAAGCAGGATTTTGATATTTGATGAACCCACGGCCGTACTCACCCCGGACGAAACAGTGCGTTTGTTTGACGCATTGTGGAAGATGGCGGAGCAGGGCAAGGCCATTGTTTTCATCAGTCACAAGCTGGAAGAAGTGCTTTCCATAGCCGATGACATTGCGATTCTTCGTCGCGGGGTCATTGAGGGCGAGGTTGATCCCGACAGTATCGAATCCAAGGCCGATCTTGCCTGCCGCATGGTTGGCAAGGAAGTAATCCTTGAAATTGATCGCAATCCCATGCCGCCCGGTGAAACGGTGTTGGACATCCGTGATCTTTCCGGCATGGGATTGGACAACGTAACCCTTGCCGTGCGGCAAGGGGAAATCGTCGCTCTTGTCGGCGTGGCCGGGAATGGTCAAAAAAGTCTTGTTGAGGCGGTCTGCGGCCTTCGCAAGCCTCCTCAGGATACCATATTCATCAGTGGGAAGCCGTGGCGACAGTTTTTTGAAGAGGCTTCATGGCGCAGGGCACTTTCCTATGTGCCTGAAGATCGTCTTGGCTTGGCCACGCTTCGGGATTGCGACATGGTTGATAACGTGTTGCTGACAACCCGCAAGGGATTTGTGATCGGTCCGTGGCTGGACAAGAAACGTGCGTCCAGCGAAACCTCGGATCTGGTGCAGAAATTTGATATCAGACCGGGAAGAACCCAGGCCTTGGCCTGGCAGCTTTCCGGCGGAAACTTGCAAAAGGCGGTGCTGGCTCGCGAATTGTACCGTGAACCGGTGTTGATCGTTGCGGAGCAGCCTACTCAGGGACTGGACATCTCGGCAACCGAAGAAGTCTGGAACCGTCTTTTGGAGGTTCGTGGGATGGCCGGTGTGTTACTGGTGACCGGAGATTTGAACGAGGCCTTGCAACTTGCCGACAGGATCGCCGTCATCTACCGGGGGCGGATTCTGGGGATGCTTGATGCCGACGAAGATGCCGTTGCCGACAGAATCGGGCCGCTCATGGCTGGTATTGAGGAAACCGCCGGCGCATAG
- a CDS encoding amidohydrolase family protein produces MRIDVHTHAFHPKIAPRVAEYLLQTHGIAVRGKGTVEELLLRMEVCDLDRAVVHTSATTGAQVIPANNWTISLQADHPQLIAFGSVHPDFDRNEEELNRLERKGIRGLKFHPDFQNVSMDDPRLFELMEMAGDRFIMMFHLGGDLPIEHNPSNPMKMAALRRMFPKPTMIAAHLGGIRRWTEALEHIAGLNIHVDTSSTLQHISGKMFRDFINRHDRQQVLFGSDYPIFDPQEEMALLRDKAKLSEARIEQMLGAATVLFPQSDKVDD; encoded by the coding sequence ATGCGTATCGACGTCCACACCCACGCCTTTCATCCGAAAATCGCCCCCAGGGTTGCCGAATATCTCCTGCAGACCCACGGCATTGCTGTTCGCGGCAAGGGGACCGTTGAAGAACTGTTGCTACGCATGGAAGTGTGCGATCTGGACCGGGCTGTCGTGCACACCTCTGCCACCACCGGGGCTCAGGTCATTCCCGCCAACAATTGGACAATCAGCCTTCAGGCCGACCATCCGCAACTGATTGCTTTCGGATCAGTGCATCCGGACTTTGACCGCAATGAAGAAGAACTGAATCGCCTTGAAAGAAAGGGAATTCGGGGGTTGAAATTTCACCCGGACTTTCAGAACGTGTCCATGGATGATCCCCGACTTTTTGAACTCATGGAAATGGCTGGAGACCGTTTCATCATGATGTTTCATCTTGGCGGGGACTTGCCGATTGAACACAACCCGTCCAATCCCATGAAAATGGCCGCCCTGCGCCGCATGTTTCCCAAACCGACGATGATTGCGGCGCACCTGGGAGGTATCCGGCGCTGGACAGAAGCGCTGGAACACATTGCCGGGCTGAACATCCATGTGGACACATCCAGCACGCTTCAACATATTTCCGGAAAAATGTTTCGAGATTTCATCAATCGACACGACAGGCAACAGGTCCTGTTCGGCAGCGATTATCCGATCTTTGACCCTCAGGAAGAGATGGCCCTGCTACGAGATAAGGCCAAGCTGAGCGAAGCTCGCATCGAACAGATGCTTGGGGCTGCAACCGTTCTTTTCCCGCAATCAGACAAGGTCGATGATTGA
- a CDS encoding glucokinase, with amino-acid sequence MSHILAADIGGTNSRFGIFEAEPGRQPQLRDTVWLRTHDAGSFRELLSMLPEAGLSIPLEDVAAAVFAVPGAVLNGSLCIPPNVAWNINLDDIPELKGRAELINDFAAQAFACRTDAVADALVIQQGKPAPGAATAVIGAGTGLGHSALIQEHGRYHAVPSEGGHMAFPFVGREEARFEVYARSVTGRNFCDGDTVVTGSGLSLIHRFLTGEERSPAEVAASLTPDSETCRWFARFYGRVARNWVLATVAWGGLFICGGVAAKNVMFVTCPEFLDEFHSFPKYQKVLAQMPIRLNTNEQSGLMGAALCAAQVLD; translated from the coding sequence ATGAGTCATATTCTCGCCGCAGATATCGGCGGAACCAACAGTCGTTTCGGAATTTTCGAAGCTGAACCCGGCCGACAACCCCAATTGAGGGATACTGTTTGGCTGCGCACGCATGACGCCGGTTCGTTTCGCGAGTTGTTATCCATGTTGCCCGAAGCCGGCCTGTCCATTCCCTTGGAGGATGTGGCCGCTGCTGTTTTTGCCGTGCCAGGGGCTGTTTTGAACGGTTCATTGTGCATACCCCCCAACGTGGCGTGGAATATCAATCTGGACGATATTCCGGAACTGAAGGGCAGGGCGGAGTTGATCAATGACTTTGCGGCGCAGGCTTTTGCCTGCCGCACCGATGCCGTGGCCGATGCCCTTGTGATCCAGCAGGGAAAGCCGGCCCCGGGAGCAGCTACTGCCGTTATTGGGGCCGGAACAGGCCTGGGCCATTCCGCACTGATTCAAGAACATGGCCGGTATCATGCCGTGCCATCCGAGGGCGGACACATGGCTTTTCCTTTTGTGGGCAGGGAGGAAGCCCGTTTTGAAGTTTATGCACGATCCGTGACCGGAAGGAATTTTTGCGATGGTGATACCGTGGTAACCGGCTCTGGACTTTCCCTGATTCATCGGTTTCTGACCGGAGAGGAGCGCTCTCCGGCCGAGGTGGCTGCATCGTTGACTCCTGACTCAGAAACCTGCCGCTGGTTTGCACGATTTTATGGCCGGGTTGCCAGAAATTGGGTTTTGGCCACAGTGGCTTGGGGAGGGCTGTTCATTTGCGGTGGGGTTGCTGCCAAGAATGTCATGTTTGTGACCTGTCCCGAGTTTCTGGATGAATTTCATTCTTTTCCGAAGTATCAAAAGGTGCTGGCGCAAATGCCCATCCGCCTGAACACCAATGAGCAAAGCGGACTTATGGGTGCAGCCCTGTGCGCAGCACAGGTGCTCGATTGA
- a CDS encoding basic amino acid ABC transporter substrate-binding protein, giving the protein MLSAIKKTVVMFLAVAVFQAAAFVCAQDASAELWDSIQKNGVIVIGNSPDYPPYESMDGNTRVGFDIDIMNAMAEKMGIKVEWKTMSFDTIIAAVNMGNVDIGFSGFSVTEDRKKSVDFSTPYFASGQVIVVRPGSSIKSGADLVGKKIGVQLGTTGQEAAEKIENAEVIKPETYSTAFMMLKSEAVDAVVADIPVANEYAQKQGFVIAPEKLSYEENAIVIPKGNPKLVEALNKALAEVEQEGTLAKLVEKWMK; this is encoded by the coding sequence ATGCTGTCCGCTATCAAAAAAACCGTTGTCATGTTTTTGGCCGTGGCCGTTTTTCAGGCTGCCGCCTTTGTTTGTGCCCAGGATGCCTCTGCAGAGCTGTGGGATTCCATCCAGAAAAATGGCGTCATCGTCATCGGCAACAGCCCGGACTATCCGCCGTATGAATCCATGGACGGAAATACCCGTGTGGGTTTCGACATCGACATCATGAATGCCATGGCCGAAAAGATGGGCATCAAGGTCGAATGGAAGACCATGAGTTTTGACACCATCATTGCTGCCGTGAACATGGGCAATGTGGACATCGGTTTTTCCGGGTTCAGCGTCACTGAAGACCGCAAGAAGAGTGTGGATTTTTCCACCCCGTATTTTGCATCCGGTCAGGTGATCGTGGTGCGCCCCGGTTCCTCCATCAAGTCCGGAGCCGACCTTGTGGGCAAGAAGATTGGCGTCCAGCTGGGCACTACCGGTCAGGAAGCTGCGGAAAAGATTGAAAACGCCGAAGTGATCAAACCGGAAACTTACTCCACCGCCTTCATGATGCTGAAGAGTGAAGCGGTTGACGCTGTGGTGGCCGATATTCCGGTTGCCAACGAATACGCCCAGAAACAGGGTTTTGTCATCGCACCGGAAAAACTGAGCTACGAAGAAAACGCAATCGTCATTCCCAAGGGAAACCCCAAGCTTGTCGAAGCCCTGAACAAGGCTCTGGCAGAGGTTGAACAGGAAGGCACGCTTGCCAAGCTCGTCGAAAAGTGGATGAAGTAA
- a CDS encoding BMP family ABC transporter substrate-binding protein, which translates to MKQSMRLLVAVMAVAALMLSLAACGQAPEKEVKKAEKPAAEKKEEAKKFKAGFVYVSPVGDAGYSYAHDLGRKAVENLGWVETSYVESVAEGADSERVIRNMARKGFDVIFTTSFGYMDPTLKVAKEFPEVKFMHCSGFKKAPNMNNYFGRIYQARYLTGMVAGDMTKSNIIGYVAAFPIPEVIRGINAFTLGVQAVNPKAEVRVVWTKTWYDPALEKDAAISLLDVGADIIAQHQDSPGPQEAAQERGVYSVGYNSNMAPFAPKAHLTGAIWNWAPLYVETVKEVKDGTWKGNQSLWWGMEKGIVDLAPYGDMVPEEVRKQVDAKKEEIKNGTFKVFAGPIKNQKGEVVIPEGQSATDEQMLGMTWFVEGVIGTTE; encoded by the coding sequence ATGAAACAGTCCATGAGACTTTTGGTCGCAGTCATGGCCGTCGCGGCCTTGATGCTGTCGTTGGCCGCCTGTGGACAGGCGCCGGAAAAGGAAGTGAAAAAAGCTGAAAAACCGGCTGCCGAGAAAAAGGAAGAAGCCAAAAAGTTCAAGGCTGGCTTCGTATATGTATCGCCAGTTGGTGACGCAGGCTATTCCTATGCGCACGATCTTGGCCGCAAGGCTGTCGAAAATCTCGGCTGGGTTGAGACCTCCTATGTTGAATCCGTTGCCGAAGGCGCCGACTCCGAGCGTGTCATCCGCAACATGGCCCGCAAGGGATTCGACGTGATCTTCACTACCAGCTTTGGTTACATGGATCCGACCCTGAAGGTCGCCAAGGAATTTCCCGAAGTCAAGTTCATGCATTGCTCCGGCTTCAAGAAAGCCCCGAACATGAACAACTATTTCGGTCGTATTTATCAGGCCCGTTATCTTACCGGCATGGTGGCAGGCGATATGACCAAGAGCAACATCATCGGCTATGTTGCAGCCTTCCCCATCCCCGAGGTCATTCGCGGCATCAATGCCTTTACTCTTGGCGTGCAGGCTGTGAATCCCAAGGCCGAGGTTCGCGTGGTCTGGACCAAGACCTGGTATGATCCGGCACTGGAAAAAGATGCCGCCATTTCTTTGCTGGACGTCGGTGCAGACATCATCGCCCAGCATCAGGACTCACCCGGCCCGCAGGAAGCTGCTCAGGAGCGTGGGGTATACTCTGTCGGTTACAATTCCAACATGGCTCCTTTTGCGCCCAAGGCTCACCTGACCGGCGCAATCTGGAACTGGGCTCCTCTGTACGTGGAAACCGTCAAAGAAGTGAAGGACGGCACCTGGAAGGGCAACCAGTCCCTGTGGTGGGGAATGGAAAAGGGTATTGTTGACCTGGCTCCTTATGGCGACATGGTTCCCGAAGAAGTCAGGAAGCAGGTTGATGCCAAGAAGGAAGAAATCAAGAACGGCACATTCAAGGTCTTTGCCGGTCCCATCAAGAACCAAAAGGGCGAAGTCGTAATTCCTGAAGGCCAGTCCGCCACCGACGAGCAGATGCTGGGCATGACCTGGTTTGTCGAGGGTGTGATCGGAACCACGGAATAG
- the dgt gene encoding dGTP triphosphohydrolase, with the protein MNNTFYTSFDTEFFGRGQDKKLKTRTPFEQDRDRIIYSPAFRRLQNKTQVFLSGEYDFYRTRLTHSIEVSQIGRSLCNHLNRSSTLLGPEYCIDQDLVESVCLAHDIGHPSFGHAGEAVFNTMMQENGAGGFEGNAQNLRILVDLFYRSGSEWSGMKPTRAFLDGMLKYKTLFRDSAKKKHHFLYDQQQEVVDFVSGPRPFREELATEEELNTFKSVECQIMDWADDIAYSIHDIGDGIQAGFITVKGVRRWQNEHEDSLNIQEARFVDELCAAMLEDTHSRFLGRLIGEFIRSTTLEERDNFMVAHTNRYRYAVVRDQGQCQRCELLKKMAIELVFHTPQVHQLEYKGGHILRDLFGAFVEEYVNKEKPDFCLLPPHYADAISRAGRAKRFRIICDYISGMTDGFVVRTYKRLFDPDFGSIIDLV; encoded by the coding sequence ATGAACAATACGTTTTACACATCGTTTGATACGGAATTCTTTGGTCGCGGACAGGACAAGAAACTCAAGACCAGAACTCCTTTTGAGCAGGATCGGGACAGGATCATCTATTCGCCGGCTTTTCGGCGTTTGCAAAACAAGACCCAGGTATTCCTTTCCGGCGAATACGATTTTTACCGCACACGGCTCACCCATTCCATTGAAGTTTCCCAGATCGGTCGCTCTCTGTGCAATCATCTGAACAGGTCTTCGACTCTGCTCGGGCCGGAGTATTGCATCGACCAAGACCTTGTGGAATCGGTTTGCCTGGCCCACGACATCGGGCACCCGTCCTTCGGCCATGCGGGTGAGGCCGTATTCAATACGATGATGCAGGAAAACGGAGCCGGAGGATTCGAGGGTAATGCCCAGAATCTGCGTATACTCGTGGATTTGTTTTATCGTTCCGGGAGCGAATGGTCCGGAATGAAACCGACCCGTGCCTTTTTGGACGGCATGCTCAAGTACAAAACGTTATTTCGGGATTCCGCGAAGAAAAAGCATCACTTTCTGTATGACCAACAACAGGAAGTGGTGGATTTTGTCAGTGGGCCGCGTCCGTTTCGGGAAGAGTTGGCCACGGAAGAAGAATTGAATACCTTCAAAAGCGTGGAATGCCAGATTATGGATTGGGCCGATGACATCGCCTATAGCATTCACGACATTGGGGACGGCATTCAGGCCGGTTTTATTACGGTCAAGGGAGTCCGACGCTGGCAAAACGAGCATGAGGACTCCCTGAACATACAGGAAGCACGATTCGTGGATGAATTGTGTGCGGCCATGCTTGAAGATACCCATAGCCGTTTTCTCGGGCGGCTTATCGGGGAATTCATTCGCAGCACCACGCTTGAGGAACGCGATAATTTCATGGTTGCGCATACGAACCGCTACCGTTACGCCGTGGTTCGCGATCAGGGGCAGTGCCAGCGTTGCGAACTGCTCAAAAAAATGGCCATTGAGCTGGTGTTTCATACGCCGCAAGTCCACCAGCTGGAATACAAAGGCGGACACATTCTGCGCGATTTGTTCGGTGCGTTCGTCGAGGAATATGTGAACAAGGAAAAACCGGATTTCTGCCTGTTGCCGCCCCATTATGCCGACGCAATCAGCAGGGCAGGGCGTGCGAAACGTTTCCGCATCATTTGTGACTACATTTCCGGCATGACGGACGGGTTTGTGGTGCGTACCTACAAACGGTTGTTTGATCCGGATTTCGGATCAATCATCGACCTTGTCTGA
- the gpt gene encoding xanthine phosphoribosyltransferase, whose protein sequence is MADPNRYNKMFPVSWEQLHRDCRALAWRLVEQGPWKGIYAITRGGLVPAAIIARELEIRLIDTICVSSYDWQSQGQSSILKSVENDGEGWLLIDDLVDTGRTAKLARDMVPKAHFATVYAKPEGRPTVETYITEVSQDTWILFPWDAGHQFVQPIVQNVE, encoded by the coding sequence GTGGCTGATCCAAATCGTTACAACAAGATGTTTCCGGTTTCCTGGGAACAACTGCATCGCGACTGTCGGGCCTTGGCCTGGCGTCTGGTTGAGCAGGGGCCTTGGAAGGGCATTTATGCCATCACCCGCGGCGGACTTGTTCCGGCTGCAATCATTGCACGCGAATTGGAAATCCGGCTAATCGATACCATCTGCGTCTCCAGTTACGACTGGCAGTCGCAGGGGCAGTCCAGCATCCTCAAAAGCGTTGAAAACGACGGAGAAGGCTGGCTGCTTATCGATGATCTCGTGGATACCGGGCGTACGGCAAAGCTGGCGCGGGACATGGTTCCCAAAGCTCATTTTGCCACGGTGTACGCAAAGCCAGAAGGCCGTCCCACTGTGGAAACATACATTACCGAAGTGAGTCAGGATACCTGGATTCTGTTCCCGTGGGACGCAGGACACCAGTTCGTGCAGCCCATCGTGCAAAACGTGGAGTAA
- a CDS encoding ABC transporter permease — MITGLKLRKRDEPWKWGALVVFLGALLISLVASGLLLAGQGKDAFEGFRILWEGSFGHVWALEGALLKSIPIFLCSLGVAVTFRMQIWNIGAEGQFALGAIGATWMALSFPDLPIYLLLPLMFFMAFVLGGLWAAIPGALRIKLKVNEIISTLMLNYIAILLLDYLVFGVWKDPTSFGFPMTAEFSPNATIPAFGATKLHWGILVCVLVGVIFWAFMRYTRLGYELKASGQGPRVARYAGMPYGFLVMFVMCVSGGLAGIAGCVETSGVVGRLQPSIMVGYGYTAIVVAWLARLEPLNIAFASFLLAALRVGVENLQLEMQIPAAFGEIMEGMILLSVLAGQFLLAYKLERRTRSE; from the coding sequence ATGATAACGGGTTTAAAACTTAGAAAAAGAGATGAACCCTGGAAGTGGGGCGCCTTGGTTGTTTTCCTGGGCGCCCTGCTCATTTCCCTCGTGGCCAGCGGTTTGCTTCTTGCCGGGCAAGGGAAGGACGCGTTCGAAGGGTTCAGAATCCTGTGGGAAGGCAGCTTCGGTCACGTATGGGCTCTCGAAGGGGCCTTGCTCAAATCCATTCCGATTTTTCTCTGTTCCCTCGGCGTGGCTGTTACGTTCCGCATGCAGATATGGAATATCGGGGCCGAAGGACAATTTGCCCTTGGAGCTATTGGGGCCACGTGGATGGCGCTTTCTTTCCCCGACTTGCCCATCTATCTGCTTTTGCCGCTGATGTTCTTCATGGCCTTTGTGCTTGGCGGCTTGTGGGCTGCCATCCCCGGGGCATTGCGCATCAAGCTCAAGGTGAATGAAATCATTTCCACCTTGATGCTCAACTACATCGCCATACTGTTGCTGGATTATCTGGTTTTCGGCGTGTGGAAGGATCCAACCAGTTTCGGCTTCCCTATGACTGCTGAATTTTCTCCCAATGCGACCATCCCGGCATTTGGGGCAACCAAGCTGCATTGGGGTATTCTGGTCTGCGTGTTGGTCGGCGTCATCTTCTGGGCCTTCATGCGCTACACCCGCCTTGGGTATGAACTCAAGGCCAGCGGCCAGGGGCCCAGAGTGGCCCGGTATGCCGGCATGCCGTATGGTTTTCTGGTCATGTTCGTCATGTGCGTTTCCGGCGGACTGGCCGGCATCGCCGGTTGTGTCGAGACATCGGGCGTGGTGGGAAGACTGCAGCCGAGCATCATGGTCGGTTATGGATATACGGCCATTGTTGTTGCCTGGTTGGCGCGGCTGGAGCCCTTGAACATTGCCTTTGCCTCATTTTTATTGGCGGCCCTTCGTGTGGGCGTGGAGAATTTGCAGCTGGAAATGCAGATTCCGGCTGCATTCGGTGAAATCATGGAAGGAATGATCCTGCTTTCCGTTCTTGCGGGTCAGTTTCTCCTTGCCTACAAGTTGGAACGGAGGACGCGGTCCGAGTAG
- a CDS encoding ABC transporter permease, protein MQELIVPLLNATVQSGTPILFATLGEMMTEKGGVLNLGVEGILSFSALAAFVTGYTTGCPWLGFVMGGFAGLLLAMVHGFVCISCLGNQVVSGLALTILGLGLTRFLGTPYIGLATTGFEKEALPFFSSIPFLGDIFFRQDALVYVSYLIPVLFWFFFRRTSLGMAVTATGEYPAAAAAAGLKPVLLRYFAVAMGGFLIGLGGAYLSLAYTHLWTNGLSGGRGWIAVALVIFAFWRPGRAVLGAYLFGGVMAFQLRLQASGTNVPSSILLSLPYALTIIALVFSAWKRKHSDMPAALGTNIEPEG, encoded by the coding sequence ATGCAGGAATTGATCGTACCGTTACTCAATGCCACCGTACAGTCGGGAACGCCGATTCTTTTTGCCACGCTGGGCGAAATGATGACAGAGAAAGGCGGCGTTCTGAACCTCGGTGTTGAGGGCATACTCAGTTTTTCGGCCTTGGCTGCGTTTGTGACCGGATACACGACAGGGTGTCCCTGGCTTGGTTTTGTCATGGGCGGTTTTGCCGGTCTGTTGCTGGCCATGGTTCATGGATTCGTCTGTATCTCCTGCCTTGGCAACCAGGTTGTATCCGGACTTGCGTTGACAATTTTGGGCCTCGGGTTGACCCGTTTTCTCGGCACCCCGTACATCGGCCTGGCCACAACAGGTTTTGAAAAGGAAGCCTTACCCTTTTTCAGCTCCATTCCGTTTTTGGGTGATATCTTTTTCCGGCAGGACGCGCTGGTGTACGTCTCCTACCTGATCCCGGTGCTGTTCTGGTTCTTTTTCCGGCGCACCAGTCTGGGCATGGCTGTTACGGCCACGGGCGAATATCCGGCCGCAGCCGCGGCAGCCGGACTCAAACCTGTCCTCTTGCGCTATTTTGCCGTTGCCATGGGCGGATTCCTGATCGGGCTGGGCGGAGCGTACCTTTCGCTGGCCTACACGCATTTGTGGACCAACGGCCTTTCCGGCGGACGCGGGTGGATTGCCGTTGCCTTGGTCATATTTGCCTTCTGGCGTCCTGGGCGGGCGGTGCTGGGCGCATACCTGTTCGGCGGTGTCATGGCATTTCAGCTTCGACTGCAGGCATCCGGAACCAACGTGCCCTCGTCGATCCTTTTGTCCCTGCCGTATGCGCTGACCATCATCGCGCTTGTTTTTTCGGCATGGAAGCGCAAGCATTCCGATATGCCTGCCGCCCTGGGTACAAATATCGAGCCGGAGGGGTAG
- a CDS encoding amino acid ABC transporter permease: MDFSLIFEHYDLFLMGALNTLKITMGALLMGLFLGTFAGVFRISRSWWLRLGADTYIQLIRGTPMLLQIYFFFFGLPQLYHVLTGGRMPQDPLWLGMIALGINSGAYTAEIIRAGILSINRGQMEAARCSGLSHRQAMVFVILPQAFKRMIPPLCNELIVLLKDSSLVSVVGYGELMFTAKVLGAKYYTYVPFLLGVGLIYLTLTFTFAKLLDRLERKLSEGSSRDDNNMVLDLG, translated from the coding sequence GTGGATTTTTCACTGATTTTTGAGCATTATGATCTCTTTCTGATGGGTGCACTGAATACCTTGAAAATAACCATGGGCGCGTTGCTCATGGGGCTTTTTCTTGGAACGTTTGCCGGTGTGTTCCGCATCAGCCGCAGCTGGTGGCTTCGTCTGGGAGCCGATACCTACATACAACTCATCCGCGGCACGCCCATGTTGCTGCAGATATATTTCTTTTTCTTCGGACTGCCGCAGTTGTATCACGTGCTGACCGGCGGACGCATGCCGCAGGATCCCTTGTGGCTCGGCATGATTGCTCTGGGCATCAATTCCGGCGCATACACTGCCGAGATCATTCGCGCAGGCATTCTCTCCATTAACAGAGGGCAAATGGAAGCGGCCCGCTGTTCGGGATTGAGCCACCGCCAGGCCATGGTTTTCGTTATTCTTCCGCAGGCGTTCAAGCGAATGATACCACCCCTTTGCAACGAGTTGATCGTTCTGCTCAAGGACTCGTCGCTGGTATCCGTTGTCGGGTATGGGGAGTTGATGTTTACGGCCAAGGTGTTGGGAGCCAAGTATTATACATACGTGCCGTTCCTGCTTGGCGTTGGTCTCATCTACCTGACCCTGACCTTTACCTTTGCCAAATTGCTTGATCGTCTCGAAAGAAAATTGAGTGAAGGCAGTTCACGGGACGATAACAACATGGTGCTTGACCTCGGTTGA